GCAAAAATGACATAGGGTGGAACTGATTGTTCGTCTGCAATTTCTTTACGCAGCGATCGCAATTTTTGAAATAACATTTCGACTTCAGCCGTTCGTGCTTCTAACGGTTGAGCCGAGAGATTTGGGGTGGTATCGATTGCTATTGAAACTGTCCGCTGTCGTCGCATGACTTCCCAACTTGCAGCATTAAGTTTTAAAACAGAATAACCATCAGTTGTTTGATCTAGTAAACCTTGGTGTAGTAGCGATCGCCCTAACAATCGCCATTCTTCTACAGTTTTATCTTTGCCAATTCCGTAAGTTGAAAGTTTATTATGGTTGTATTGCAAAACTTTTTGATTTTTAGAACCGCGCAAGATATCAATAATGTGATTCATGCCAAATTTCTCTTTGCAACGCGCCACGCAAGAAAGAAATTTCATCGCCTCGATTGTCCAGTCCACAACTGGTTTAGGTGCAAGACAATTATCGCAACCGCTACATTGTCCGGCAAATCTTTCGCCAAAATAGCCTAAGACAATTGTGCGCCGACAATCTGTCCCTTCAGCAAAATCTATGACCTGACGCAACTGTTGACGGGCAATTCTTTGTCCTTGCAAATCGGTTTTTTGGTCGATTAAATATTCAATTGTTTTGATATCACCGTAACCTAAAAATAGAGTACAACGGGCTGTTTCACCATCTCTTCCCGCCCGTCCCGATTCTTGATAGTAACCTTCAATATTTCGAGGTAAATCGTGATGGATAACGAATCGTACATCAGGTTTATTAATTCCCATCCCAAAGGCGATCGTTGCTACCATAACTCTGACATCATCGCGAATAAAACGGGTTTGATTTTCCGCTCTTTCTGTATCGCTTAAACCTGCATGGTAAGGTAGAGCCGCAATTTTGTCTTGTTGTAACTTAAAGGCAATCTCATCTACTTTACGACGACTGAGACAATAGACAATTCCCGATCCTTCCGATTGACGAATAATTTGTAAAAGTTGGCTGTAACTTTGCTTTTGTTTCGGTTGAACTTCGTAGTAAAGATTAGGGCGGTTGAAACTCGCAATATGAATGCTAGGTTGTGATAATCCTAACTGTTGAATAATATCTTGACGAACTCTATCTGTGGCTGTGGCGGTGAGGGCGAGGGTTGGTACACCAGGGTAACGCTGACGCAACTGTTTTAACTGGCGATATTCGGGGCGAAAGTCGTGTCCCCACTCCGAGACGCAGTGGGCTTCATCGATTGCAAAAGCTGCAATCCCGATTTTCTCGCGAATTAAGTCGAGAAAAGGCAGAAATTTTTCGTTTAACAGGCGTTCTGGGGCGACGTAGAGGAGTTTAGTTTTGCCGCTGAGAATCGCTTGTTCCCGCGATCGCACTTGATGTAAGTTGAGGCTGCTATTGAGAAATGTTGCCCCAATTCCGTTATCTCGCAGCGCCTCCACCTGGTCTTGCATGAGGGCGA
This window of the Chroococcidiopsis thermalis PCC 7203 genome carries:
- the recQ gene encoding DNA helicase RecQ, which encodes MPRFQSLEAALKHYFGYDSFRPGQKQIVEQALQNRDQLIVMPTGGGKSLCFQLPALLQPGLTVVVSPLIALMQDQVEALRDNGIGATFLNSSLNLHQVRSREQAILSGKTKLLYVAPERLLNEKFLPFLDLIREKIGIAAFAIDEAHCVSEWGHDFRPEYRQLKQLRQRYPGVPTLALTATATDRVRQDIIQQLGLSQPSIHIASFNRPNLYYEVQPKQKQSYSQLLQIIRQSEGSGIVYCLSRRKVDEIAFKLQQDKIAALPYHAGLSDTERAENQTRFIRDDVRVMVATIAFGMGINKPDVRFVIHHDLPRNIEGYYQESGRAGRDGETARCTLFLGYGDIKTIEYLIDQKTDLQGQRIARQQLRQVIDFAEGTDCRRTIVLGYFGERFAGQCSGCDNCLAPKPVVDWTIEAMKFLSCVARCKEKFGMNHIIDILRGSKNQKVLQYNHNKLSTYGIGKDKTVEEWRLLGRSLLHQGLLDQTTDGYSVLKLNAASWEVMRRQRTVSIAIDTTPNLSAQPLEARTAEVEMLFQKLRSLRKEIADEQSVPPYVIFADSTLKLMALQQPQTLTEFAQLSGVTSHKIAQYGKKFLIEIQAYTQTQTQTSNIPTDTEQFTLHLYQQGLSVAEIAQKRDLRPTTIIRHLSDLVEKNQDVDLDRLVNRDRQIKICQALEKLGDISLTPIREYLGEDYSYDEIRLVRGRWRKDKN